The Flavipsychrobacter sp. genome contains the following window.
ATCTTCAAATCCCTTTGGTCTTACTATTGTGAATACTCTTGAAATATTAAATCCGAAATGGATACCACCATTACCCCAATCGTTAATTGCTTGACCAATGAAAGCACGCTCTGTCATTGCAATAGCGTTAGAGAACATCAGCTGGAATACGTGACCACCGGTTTCTATATCTATACCCACACCTAAAGAATTGCGCATGCCGCTTAGTTGTAAGCTAGGAATGGTATAGTAGTACTCCACGTTAAGTGCAATACGGTTGGACACCTTTAGGCGACCACCACCACCTATAGCTACTACATCATTCGGGTCAGCCTTTGTTGGCACTAGGTTGTAGTGTATATGTGTTGGCATTAGCTGTACCGATATTGATTTGCTCAACTTCCTAGCCACCAATATTTGGTTAGCAAAGTACATTCTATTACTGAAGTGGTATTCTTGCCCGGCAGGCAAAGTTGGCTTTGGTAAAGACTGAATAGATGTAGCCCCTACATAGCTAAGGCTTACAGGCATACCCTTACCATCTACCTGACGTAGTAGCTTCACCTTTACAAAACCATCGTATTCCTTATGGTAA
Protein-coding sequences here:
- a CDS encoding DUF5777 family beta-barrel protein; protein product: MRIVYSILLTALTWSFAATTAVAQIPVKTETEKESSDSDDLMAMLDEGAVKKKRYTTSTFKTTRLVNGHSIENTSKGVLDFRVSHRFGQINGGASTFFGLDNANTRIGFDYGVTDWLTVGFGRNTYHKEYDGFVKVKLLRQVDGKGMPVSLSYVGATSIQSLPKPTLPAGQEYHFSNRMYFANQILVARKLSKSISVQLMPTHIHYNLVPTKADPNDVVAIGGGGRLKVSNRIALNVEYYYTIPSLQLSGMRNSLGVGIDIETGGHVFQLMFSNAIAMTERAFIGQAINDWGNGGIHFGFNISRVFTIVRPKGFEDSRNKIW